A DNA window from Aminiphilus circumscriptus DSM 16581 contains the following coding sequences:
- the flgA gene encoding flagellar basal body P-ring formation chaperone FlgA, translating into MSFSRAGRLSARLAFLSSFVFLLVPLSFGAENAALLVVLERDFAHQGGEMMLLEAASFDGDPSLVALAARARILPKDGILTREMVLEALLRGGLAGTRVALRMPEQVRVLPEDPVTADVRRLSRWVWRLDVEREGTLPSGAVLVSPREIKPGITATVLRYRLTGGREFSVPVRIKWRQPAAVLRRSLPRGSVLSEEDLRVLFVERSGLRTPADPFRLCGARLTRNLAQGGVVFTDDVESVPVIAKGDPVRMVFRAGGLQVEASGEALDNGGVGDTIRVRNVLSRRIIACVVSGPGVVIVEGE; encoded by the coding sequence ATGTCGTTCTCTCGGGCGGGTCGTCTTTCGGCCCGCCTTGCGTTTCTCTCTTCCTTCGTGTTTCTCTTGGTTCCGCTCTCTTTCGGCGCGGAGAACGCAGCGCTTCTGGTCGTTCTGGAGCGGGACTTTGCTCACCAAGGCGGCGAGATGATGCTCCTCGAGGCGGCGAGCTTCGACGGAGATCCGTCTCTCGTCGCCCTGGCAGCGAGAGCCAGAATTCTTCCCAAGGACGGGATCCTCACCAGGGAAATGGTGCTGGAGGCTCTTTTGCGGGGCGGACTCGCCGGAACGCGAGTGGCTTTGCGCATGCCGGAGCAGGTGCGCGTGTTGCCCGAGGATCCGGTGACGGCGGATGTGCGCCGTCTCTCACGTTGGGTCTGGCGTCTCGATGTGGAGCGGGAAGGAACGCTTCCTTCCGGAGCGGTTCTCGTCAGTCCCAGAGAGATCAAGCCCGGTATCACCGCGACGGTCCTTCGGTATCGTCTGACCGGGGGGCGGGAATTTTCGGTCCCCGTCCGCATCAAATGGCGCCAGCCCGCGGCGGTGCTTCGCCGCTCTCTGCCGAGGGGAAGCGTTCTTTCCGAGGAAGATCTGCGGGTTCTTTTCGTGGAACGTTCGGGGCTTCGGACGCCCGCGGATCCCTTTCGGCTTTGCGGGGCGAGGCTTACGAGAAATCTCGCGCAGGGAGGCGTCGTGTTCACGGACGATGTGGAATCGGTGCCGGTCATCGCCAAGGGAGATCCGGTGCGGATGGTTTTCCGGGCGGGAGGACTTCAGGTGGAGGCCTCGGGAGAGGCTCTCGACAACGGTGGTGTAGGTGATACCATACGAGTACGCAATGTGTTGAGCCGGCGGATCATCGCCTGTGTCGTTTCCGGTCCCGGCGTGGTCATCGTGGAGGGGGAGTGA
- a CDS encoding flagellar basal body L-ring protein FlgH — translation MGRRMSVPALLGLLGVFLASVGGAQSLWQDGGSLFADQKPSKVGDIVTVLVKEKTATKDEAKTDVSKTNDSSIADGWGLFDFIKALGFKSGSSTKGDGSTERTHTATARVTCLVTEVLPNGNLVIEGGRDLKTHDETLKLRFRGVVRPSDIGSDNVVLSDLVANAEVGIEGKGALTRVQRPGVLTQIFQVLF, via the coding sequence ATGGGACGTCGCATGAGTGTTCCGGCCCTGTTGGGTCTCTTGGGTGTGTTCCTTGCTTCTGTCGGAGGGGCTCAGTCCCTTTGGCAGGACGGGGGGAGCCTTTTTGCGGATCAAAAACCCTCGAAGGTGGGGGATATCGTCACGGTGCTCGTCAAGGAAAAAACCGCCACCAAGGACGAGGCCAAGACGGATGTCTCGAAGACCAACGATTCCAGCATCGCCGACGGATGGGGATTGTTCGACTTCATCAAGGCCCTCGGGTTCAAGTCCGGCAGTTCCACCAAGGGAGACGGCAGTACCGAGCGGACCCATACGGCGACGGCGCGGGTCACCTGTCTTGTCACGGAAGTACTGCCCAACGGAAACCTCGTCATCGAGGGAGGAAGGGATCTCAAAACCCACGACGAGACCCTTAAACTCCGTTTCCGCGGTGTCGTGCGTCCCAGTGACATCGGTTCCGACAATGTGGTCCTGAGCGATCTCGTGGCGAATGCCGAGGTGGGTATCGAAGGCAAGGGTGCGTTGACGCGCGTGCAACGTCCCGGAGTACTCACGCAAATCTTCCAGGTTCTGTTCTGA
- a CDS encoding flagellar basal body P-ring protein FlgI, with translation MYRTEMKRRIFPGAGILSVVGVVGLFLLTLFPVGASFAEELHPDVRVKDLVNVEGVRPNQLIGMGLVVGLQGTGDKGDLALRMMQNMARQFGVAVDTKAIKSKNAAVVTVTCELPAFARPGQTVDVGVSAMGDAKSLQGGVLLQTPLQAADGKVYAVAQGPLLVGGFAAGGQGAQVTKNITTTGRVAGGAIVERDVPMAFAEGGRITLLLRNPDFTTAQRVAEALNRQYGNIAAPVDATRVAVVVPPAFGTNPTQFLAEVEGLRVRPDTVARVVVNERSGTVVMGGDVRIGSVAVAHGNLTVRVQERQDVSQPQPFSRGETTVTTQTDVSVQEQPGQLLTLPAATSVNDLVKSMNGVGASPRDIIAILQAIQQAGALHGELVVM, from the coding sequence GTGTATCGCACCGAGATGAAGCGGCGAATTTTTCCGGGAGCGGGAATCCTTTCTGTCGTAGGAGTCGTAGGACTTTTTTTGTTGACGCTCTTCCCGGTCGGAGCTTCTTTTGCGGAGGAACTCCATCCGGACGTTCGGGTCAAGGATCTCGTCAACGTCGAGGGGGTCCGCCCGAACCAGCTCATCGGCATGGGGCTCGTGGTAGGGCTTCAGGGCACGGGAGACAAGGGTGACCTGGCGTTGCGCATGATGCAGAACATGGCCCGCCAGTTCGGTGTCGCCGTGGACACCAAGGCTATCAAGAGCAAAAACGCCGCGGTCGTCACCGTGACCTGCGAGCTTCCTGCCTTCGCCCGCCCGGGGCAGACCGTGGATGTCGGCGTGAGCGCCATGGGGGACGCGAAAAGCCTTCAGGGGGGCGTTCTCCTGCAAACACCTCTCCAGGCCGCGGACGGCAAGGTCTACGCCGTGGCCCAGGGTCCCCTCCTCGTGGGCGGTTTCGCCGCGGGAGGCCAGGGCGCGCAGGTGACGAAGAACATCACCACCACGGGGCGCGTCGCCGGAGGTGCCATCGTCGAGAGAGACGTTCCCATGGCTTTTGCGGAGGGAGGGCGCATCACCCTTCTGCTCCGTAATCCGGATTTCACCACTGCCCAGCGGGTCGCGGAAGCGCTCAACCGGCAGTACGGCAACATCGCCGCTCCTGTCGATGCCACCCGGGTCGCCGTCGTGGTGCCCCCCGCTTTCGGTACGAATCCCACACAGTTCCTTGCCGAGGTGGAAGGGCTTCGAGTTCGTCCCGACACGGTCGCGCGCGTCGTGGTGAACGAGCGGTCTGGAACGGTCGTCATGGGTGGTGACGTGCGCATCGGTTCCGTCGCCGTCGCTCACGGCAACCTCACCGTTCGGGTTCAGGAGCGCCAGGACGTCTCCCAGCCGCAGCCCTTCAGTCGGGGAGAGACGACGGTGACCACCCAGACGGACGTGAGCGTTCAGGAACAGCCGGGACAACTCCTCACACTCCCTGCGGCGACGAGCGTGAACGATCTGGTGAAATCCATGAACGGCGTCGGCGCCAGCCCGAGGGACATCATCGCCATTCTCCAGGCCATCCAGCAGGCGGGTGCACTTCACGGAGAGCTGGTGGTCATGTGA
- a CDS encoding YkgJ family cysteine cluster protein, with protein MSKNQPWWINGLFFSCRGCGRCCRGEPGAVWFTPSEEEALCTFLALSPEQFRRSYTVTRERRPSLRERWNGDCVFFDASLGKCAVYPVRPLQCRLFPFWPSLLAHPDNWADEARRCPGMDSGTFHAAALIREHLALAPFPDL; from the coding sequence ATGTCAAAAAATCAACCGTGGTGGATAAATGGTTTATTTTTTTCCTGCCGAGGATGCGGCCGGTGCTGTCGAGGAGAGCCCGGAGCGGTGTGGTTCACTCCTTCCGAGGAGGAGGCTCTGTGCACCTTTCTCGCTCTTTCTCCGGAACAGTTCCGCCGTTCCTACACGGTGACCAGGGAGCGCCGTCCCTCTCTCCGGGAGCGGTGGAACGGCGACTGCGTCTTTTTCGATGCCTCCCTTGGGAAGTGCGCTGTTTACCCCGTCAGGCCTCTTCAGTGTCGTCTCTTTCCCTTCTGGCCCTCTCTGCTCGCGCACCCCGACAACTGGGCGGATGAGGCGAGGCGATGTCCTGGCATGGATTCGGGAACATTTCACGCCGCCGCACTCATTCGGGAACACCTTGCCCTGGCACCCTTCCCAGATCTCTAG
- the lat gene encoding L-lysine 6-transaminase, protein MAHVKWSVTPDQVFPTIEKWMLRDGFDIVIDMEKSKGSHIVDAKTGDQWLDFYTFFASAPFGMNHPRTTTDEFKEKIFRSAINKVANSDIYTVEMAEFVKTFAEVAKPEGMDHLFFIDYGTLAVENTFKIAMDWKVRKLLKAGKITKGQAVSGSKGTKVLHFNEAFHGRSGYTLSTTNTNDPNKYQFFAKFDWPRVLNPKIVWPLEQNLGIVEWMERTSLNQIKRAIAEDPDDICAIIIETIQGEGGDNHFRTEFFKALRQICDESDILLIFDEVQCGMGITGKMWAWEHHGVRPDLFSFGKKAQQCGVVAGPRIDDVDDNCFVVSSRINSTWGGTICDMVRATRYLEIYRDENILDYVANTAGSQLLSGLMDLQKEFPHLISNVRGKGLMCAYDFPNAELRDTFKKGCWDRKMLILPCGNVSMRYRPALNVPVEDIEKSLEISREVLKSMDK, encoded by the coding sequence ATGGCACACGTCAAGTGGAGCGTGACTCCGGACCAGGTGTTCCCGACCATCGAGAAATGGATGCTCCGGGACGGCTTCGATATCGTCATCGACATGGAAAAATCGAAGGGCAGTCACATTGTCGATGCGAAAACCGGAGACCAGTGGCTTGATTTCTACACGTTCTTCGCCTCGGCACCTTTCGGCATGAATCATCCGCGGACGACGACCGACGAGTTCAAGGAGAAGATCTTCCGCTCCGCCATCAACAAAGTTGCCAATTCGGACATCTACACCGTCGAAATGGCAGAGTTCGTGAAGACCTTCGCCGAGGTGGCGAAACCCGAGGGCATGGATCACCTCTTCTTCATCGACTACGGCACTCTCGCCGTGGAGAACACCTTCAAGATCGCCATGGACTGGAAGGTGCGCAAGCTTCTCAAGGCCGGCAAGATCACCAAGGGCCAGGCCGTTTCGGGAAGCAAGGGCACCAAGGTCCTCCATTTCAACGAAGCCTTCCACGGACGCAGCGGTTATACCCTTTCCACCACCAACACCAATGACCCCAACAAATACCAGTTCTTCGCCAAGTTCGACTGGCCCAGAGTCCTCAATCCCAAGATAGTCTGGCCTCTCGAACAGAACCTGGGTATCGTCGAGTGGATGGAACGCACGTCCCTCAACCAGATCAAGCGTGCCATCGCCGAAGATCCCGACGACATCTGCGCGATCATCATCGAGACCATCCAGGGCGAGGGCGGCGACAACCATTTCCGCACCGAGTTCTTCAAGGCTCTGCGCCAGATCTGCGACGAGAGCGACATCCTCCTCATCTTCGACGAGGTCCAGTGCGGCATGGGCATCACCGGTAAAATGTGGGCCTGGGAGCATCACGGTGTGAGACCCGACCTCTTTTCCTTCGGGAAAAAGGCCCAGCAGTGCGGCGTCGTGGCGGGGCCCCGCATCGACGACGTGGACGACAATTGCTTCGTCGTCTCCAGCCGCATCAACTCCACTTGGGGCGGTACCATTTGCGACATGGTCCGCGCCACCCGCTATCTCGAAATCTACCGCGACGAGAACATCCTCGACTACGTGGCCAACACGGCGGGCTCCCAGCTGCTCAGCGGGCTTATGGATCTCCAGAAGGAATTTCCCCACCTCATTTCCAACGTGCGCGGCAAGGGGCTTATGTGCGCCTACGATTTCCCCAACGCCGAGCTGCGGGATACCTTCAAGAAGGGATGCTGGGACAGAAAGATGCTCATTCTTCCCTGCGGCAACGTCTCCATGCGGTATCGTCCCGCCCTCAACGTTCCCGTGGAGGATATCGAGAAGAGCCTCGAAATCTCCCGGGAAGTTCTCAAGAGCATGGACAAGTAG
- a CDS encoding DUF3084 domain-containing protein, with the protein MLEHLGDINWKLLIVLILVSAVVAYVGDVLGMRIGKKRISIFGLRPRYTSSIVTAVTGVIITLATLFILSTTTDTVRTALFSLKFVQRQITELTSQLQENQQEMQALELRLFENQAELATKRQELAQVEKRLAESEESLRTLQEQLERSLAAKSAAEERRQKLEGEVHRLEVQRTELEKDIEALRTGLEQIRAGRIIVLAGEIIAQLPLPQGSDDVAAEEAIRSLRERAVVVIRRRLPEGSEEMPVEISADSLRQVLDQVGADGAPLRMVLRLVASSNAVLGERVQTKVEALESTRIYEAGTVLLVRRIQGGLTLDAAEAKLYEILAEVNGKATADGVLRDPLRGTVGTLAAAEFFDAVEKIASSKGTLELIVTAAETTFTEGPVQVKLEVRSPEEETEVQ; encoded by the coding sequence GTGCTTGAACACCTGGGCGACATCAACTGGAAGCTCCTGATCGTTCTTATTCTCGTGAGTGCTGTTGTGGCCTACGTGGGAGACGTGTTGGGCATGCGCATCGGGAAAAAGCGCATCTCCATCTTCGGCTTACGGCCCCGCTACACCTCGTCGATTGTCACCGCGGTGACGGGAGTGATCATCACCCTTGCCACCCTGTTCATTCTCTCCACCACCACGGACACGGTCCGAACGGCGCTGTTCAGCCTCAAATTCGTTCAGCGACAGATCACCGAACTTACCTCCCAACTCCAGGAAAACCAGCAGGAAATGCAAGCGCTGGAACTCCGGCTTTTCGAGAATCAGGCGGAGCTTGCCACGAAGCGTCAGGAACTGGCCCAGGTGGAAAAGCGCCTTGCCGAAAGCGAGGAGTCGCTGCGAACCCTTCAGGAGCAGCTCGAGCGTTCTCTCGCGGCGAAGAGTGCCGCCGAGGAGCGCCGCCAGAAACTGGAAGGAGAGGTGCATCGTCTCGAGGTGCAACGGACCGAACTGGAAAAGGACATCGAGGCGCTCCGAACGGGTCTCGAGCAGATCCGTGCGGGGCGCATCATCGTCCTGGCCGGAGAGATCATCGCCCAGTTGCCTCTTCCCCAGGGGAGCGATGACGTTGCGGCGGAAGAGGCCATCCGGTCTCTCCGCGAGCGTGCCGTTGTGGTGATCCGCCGTCGCCTTCCCGAAGGTTCCGAGGAAATGCCCGTCGAGATCAGCGCTGATTCCCTTCGTCAGGTGCTCGATCAGGTTGGCGCGGATGGGGCTCCCCTGCGTATGGTGCTTCGCCTGGTGGCCAGCTCCAACGCCGTTCTCGGCGAGCGCGTGCAGACCAAAGTCGAGGCGCTGGAGAGCACGCGGATCTACGAGGCGGGGACGGTTCTGCTCGTGCGCAGGATCCAGGGAGGACTTACACTCGATGCGGCGGAAGCGAAACTCTACGAAATCCTCGCGGAGGTGAACGGAAAAGCCACGGCGGACGGCGTGCTGCGCGATCCGCTTCGTGGAACGGTGGGTACTCTCGCCGCGGCGGAGTTCTTCGACGCCGTGGAGAAGATCGCCTCTTCGAAAGGAACGCTCGAACTCATCGTCACCGCCGCGGAGACCACCTTTACGGAAGGGCCCGTGCAGGTGAAGTTGGAAGTGCGTTCCCCTGAGGAGGAAACTGAGGTACAATAA
- a CDS encoding GNAT family N-acetyltransferase: MPKVPHPIPQGYLFYDSKLAVDAESIHNLYLFTRWGRSRSLEEIRKMLEGSSMCFSVHFECKVVAFCRLLTDFVFRGSLWDILVHPDHQGKGLGSALIEYVLEHPAVRKIPLLITYTSDLAPFLAPHGFEHREGAVMLLRRPIEYS; the protein is encoded by the coding sequence GTGCCGAAAGTGCCGCACCCCATTCCGCAGGGGTATCTGTTCTACGACAGCAAACTGGCCGTGGACGCGGAGAGCATACATAACCTCTACCTTTTCACACGATGGGGGAGAAGCCGTTCTCTCGAGGAGATCCGAAAAATGCTCGAGGGGAGCAGCATGTGCTTTTCCGTCCACTTCGAGTGCAAGGTAGTGGCCTTCTGTCGTCTTCTTACGGATTTTGTCTTTCGCGGGTCGCTCTGGGACATCCTGGTTCATCCCGACCACCAGGGCAAGGGGCTGGGATCCGCGCTGATTGAATATGTCTTGGAACATCCGGCGGTGCGCAAGATCCCGCTTCTCATCACCTATACCAGCGACTTGGCGCCCTTTCTCGCCCCTCACGGATTCGAGCATAGGGAAGGGGCGGTCATGTTGCTTCGCAGACCGATAGAATATTCCTGA
- the metK gene encoding methionine adenosyltransferase: protein MANERFLITSESVTEGHPDKLADQISDGVLDAILEQDPMGRVACETLVTTGLVVVAGEITTSCYVEIPALARSIVKEIGYTRAKYGFDGDTCAVITAIDEQSPDIAQGVDKALEIREKDMNDDEIDKVGAGDQGMMIGYACNECEEYLPLPIALAHRLARRLAKMRRDCVLPYLRPDGKTQVTLEYEGRKALRADTIVVSTQHHPEVEQKQIAADILEHVIRPVIPAALLDGKTRLLVNPTGRFVLGGPMADTGLTGRKIIVDTYGGVAPHGGGAFSGKDPTKVDRSAAYMARYAAKNIVAAELAEVCQIQVAYAIGVAHPVSIMVETFGTGVVDNATLTRFVREQFDFRPAAIIRDLELRKPQYRRLAAYGHMGRIDLDPLPRWECTDRAEALRKAAGR from the coding sequence ATGGCGAACGAGCGTTTTCTCATTACGTCCGAGTCGGTGACGGAAGGGCATCCGGACAAGCTGGCGGACCAGATCTCCGACGGAGTTCTCGACGCGATTCTCGAGCAGGACCCCATGGGACGAGTGGCCTGTGAGACTCTCGTCACCACCGGATTGGTCGTTGTCGCGGGAGAGATCACCACGTCCTGCTACGTGGAGATCCCGGCCCTTGCGAGATCCATCGTCAAGGAAATCGGCTACACCCGAGCGAAGTACGGATTCGACGGGGATACCTGCGCGGTGATCACCGCCATCGACGAACAGTCTCCCGACATCGCCCAGGGAGTGGACAAGGCCCTGGAAATCCGCGAAAAAGACATGAACGACGATGAAATCGACAAAGTCGGCGCAGGCGATCAGGGCATGATGATCGGCTATGCCTGCAATGAATGCGAGGAATATCTGCCTCTTCCCATTGCACTGGCCCATCGTCTGGCTCGGCGGCTCGCCAAAATGCGCAGAGACTGCGTTCTCCCCTATCTGCGTCCCGACGGAAAAACCCAGGTGACGCTGGAATACGAGGGGAGAAAAGCCCTCCGTGCAGACACCATCGTCGTCTCCACCCAGCATCATCCCGAAGTGGAGCAGAAACAGATCGCCGCGGACATCCTGGAGCACGTCATCAGGCCGGTGATCCCTGCGGCGCTGCTGGACGGAAAGACCCGTCTTCTCGTCAACCCCACGGGCCGCTTTGTGCTGGGCGGCCCCATGGCGGATACTGGTCTCACGGGACGCAAGATCATCGTCGATACCTACGGCGGTGTTGCGCCTCATGGTGGAGGTGCCTTCTCCGGCAAGGATCCCACCAAGGTGGACCGTTCCGCCGCGTACATGGCCCGCTATGCCGCAAAGAACATCGTCGCCGCGGAGCTGGCGGAGGTGTGTCAGATCCAGGTGGCCTACGCCATCGGTGTGGCCCATCCCGTTTCCATCATGGTGGAGACCTTCGGTACCGGCGTCGTGGACAACGCCACGCTCACGAGGTTTGTGCGCGAACAGTTTGACTTCCGTCCCGCCGCCATCATCCGGGATCTGGAACTTCGCAAGCCCCAGTATCGCCGGCTCGCCGCCTATGGACACATGGGACGCATCGATCTGGATCCTCTGCCCCGGTGGGAGTGCACGGATCGGGCCGAGGCGCTTCGCAAGGCCGCGGGGCGCTGA
- a CDS encoding ComF family protein: MAVPVCPACLDALLPPPTPVCPRCGVPAPCPAHPDLPPLFFGTLHDGMPRRLLLDLKYRGQSSLGIPMGHALGRLVAACPSFPEGDLVPVPLHRGSPRSFNQAKLLAEGMASVLSRPVRDVLEWQRALSPQAERSAADRRSLPEEALSVRRCSGPLRGVILVDDVCTTGTTFLRAAGAVMRAGGAVSALVSWSRSRGGNPHGPL; the protein is encoded by the coding sequence ATGGCGGTTCCCGTTTGTCCCGCCTGTCTCGACGCGCTTCTTCCACCGCCGACACCGGTCTGTCCCCGTTGTGGTGTTCCCGCACCCTGTCCGGCACATCCCGATCTGCCGCCGCTCTTCTTCGGCACCCTTCACGACGGCATGCCGCGGCGTCTTCTCCTCGATCTCAAATACCGAGGTCAGTCCTCTCTCGGCATCCCCATGGGGCACGCGCTCGGCCGGCTCGTCGCCGCGTGCCCGAGCTTCCCCGAGGGCGATCTCGTTCCCGTTCCGCTCCATCGGGGGAGTCCGCGTTCCTTCAATCAGGCAAAACTTCTCGCGGAAGGAATGGCCTCGGTTCTCTCCCGCCCGGTCCGAGATGTGCTGGAATGGCAAAGAGCCCTTTCGCCACAGGCGGAACGCTCCGCCGCCGACCGCAGAAGCCTTCCCGAAGAGGCCCTTTCGGTGCGCCGCTGTTCAGGTCCCTTGAGAGGCGTTATACTTGTCGATGATGTGTGCACCACGGGAACCACGTTCCTGCGGGCCGCCGGCGCGGTGATGCGTGCCGGTGGAGCGGTGTCCGCTCTGGTTTCCTGGAGTCGCTCCCGGGGAGGGAATCCGCATGGCCCACTTTGA
- the flgM gene encoding flagellar biosynthesis anti-sigma factor FlgM, which yields MIDKVQRVLGAQYLQKSAGKYKSASGETQSDGLEVSTFAKELAKATGELKKLPEIRSERVDTLREQVESGTYKPDLNLVARRLLTAGILQKEE from the coding sequence ATGATCGACAAGGTGCAGCGCGTTCTGGGTGCCCAGTATCTGCAGAAAAGCGCGGGGAAATACAAGTCGGCGTCCGGAGAAACCCAAAGCGACGGACTTGAGGTCAGCACCTTCGCCAAAGAGCTGGCCAAAGCGACGGGCGAACTCAAGAAGCTCCCGGAGATTCGGAGTGAGCGCGTGGACACGCTTCGCGAGCAGGTCGAATCGGGTACGTACAAACCGGACCTGAATCTCGTCGCACGGCGTCTTCTCACTGCGGGTATCCTGCAGAAGGAGGAATGA
- the flgN gene encoding flagellar export chaperone FlgN: MVEKLVPLLEQQAQTLLELWNVVVQQREALREERLSSLQDLMKKAQALSSRARALEAAREKETNSLAGILGCAPVLSEFVPRLAEAEAGRLRSAGDGLCKAVLKLKSEMQILSRLVEQSTMLGELLIGEWRRLEGSFGTPTGGFDFRG, translated from the coding sequence GTGGTGGAAAAATTGGTTCCTCTGCTCGAGCAACAGGCGCAGACGCTGCTTGAGCTGTGGAATGTGGTCGTGCAGCAGCGGGAGGCGCTCCGGGAAGAGCGCCTTTCTTCGTTGCAGGACTTGATGAAGAAAGCGCAGGCGCTTTCCTCCCGGGCCCGAGCTCTGGAGGCCGCCCGCGAAAAGGAGACGAACTCTCTGGCGGGTATCCTCGGATGCGCACCTGTTCTAAGTGAATTTGTCCCCCGCCTTGCGGAAGCCGAGGCGGGTCGGCTTCGCTCCGCCGGAGACGGATTGTGCAAGGCAGTGCTGAAGCTCAAATCGGAAATGCAGATCCTTTCGAGGCTCGTGGAGCAGAGCACCATGCTGGGTGAATTGCTCATCGGCGAGTGGCGCCGCCTTGAAGGATCTTTCGGGACGCCGACGGGAGGCTTCGATTTCCGGGGATAG